In one Vibrio sp. YMD68 genomic region, the following are encoded:
- a CDS encoding LysR family transcriptional regulator: MDKFSDMAMFVSIVKHQGLAAAGRELSLSPATVTARLQALEERYGVKLLNRSTRHVSLTDSGELYYKACLEILEDVREVENLIQNDVKAVKGTIRIGAPKDIGKQYILPIVNEFSEQYPDVVPYLYLSDQVSNIAESGVDIAIRYGELADSSLISRQLAPSQRVLCASPEYLAKHGVPLTPKDLVHHDCLVMLSSDQELKTWRFREKDKNTSITVTPKRFSDDGEVIRSWALEGAGIALKSILDVQADINNQRLITVLDGYMKNFNASTSVSSANLNVLYISKKYQPKRIRLFLDFLFKRFNELVKN, translated from the coding sequence GTGGATAAGTTTTCTGATATGGCTATGTTCGTGAGTATTGTGAAGCACCAAGGATTAGCCGCTGCGGGGCGTGAACTAAGCCTTTCTCCGGCAACGGTCACAGCAAGATTACAGGCTTTAGAGGAACGGTATGGTGTGAAACTACTGAATCGAAGCACAAGACATGTTTCACTGACCGATTCTGGCGAGCTCTATTATAAAGCCTGCCTTGAAATATTGGAGGATGTCCGTGAGGTAGAAAATCTTATTCAGAATGATGTCAAAGCGGTAAAAGGCACCATAAGAATCGGGGCACCAAAGGATATCGGTAAACAATATATTCTTCCTATAGTGAATGAGTTCTCTGAACAGTACCCAGATGTTGTGCCGTATCTCTATTTGAGCGATCAAGTATCCAATATTGCAGAGTCTGGGGTGGATATTGCGATTCGATATGGGGAACTTGCTGATAGCAGCTTGATCTCTCGACAACTGGCACCAAGCCAACGAGTACTGTGTGCATCACCGGAATACCTAGCAAAGCATGGAGTACCATTAACACCAAAGGATTTGGTTCACCATGATTGCCTCGTCATGCTAAGCAGTGATCAAGAGTTGAAGACATGGCGCTTCAGGGAGAAAGACAAGAACACATCCATCACGGTAACCCCTAAGCGATTTTCAGATGATGGTGAAGTGATTAGAAGCTGGGCATTAGAAGGGGCAGGAATAGCACTGAAATCGATCCTAGATGTGCAAGCCGATATTAATAACCAACGTCTGATCACCGTACTCGACGGTTATATGAAGAATTTCAATGCATCAACGTCAGTATCTAGCGCAAACTTGAATGTTCTCTATATCAGCAAGAAATATCAGCCAAAACGGATTCGATTGTTTTTAGACTTTCTGTTCAAGCGGTTCAATGAGTTAGTTAAAAATTGA
- a CDS encoding M14 family metallocarboxypeptidase — MNRSSTYHIGTPGQPWGDKERTEWREQTSIKREYSQDVIPKIQALAKQFDVEQYGTLSYDPERYPLFCIKTRQWDENKPTVLITGGVHGYETSGVHGALKFVETQADFYSQYFNIVVAPCVSPWGYETINRWNPNAVDPNRSFYENSPSEESANLMALVKGLNRELYIHVDLHETTDSDETEFRPALAARDGQPYIKGSIPDGFYTVGDTENPAEEFQRAVIQSVKQVTHIAPPDEHNQIIGSDVVQHGVINYPLKALSLCGGLSNCRFGTTTEVYPDSEKVTDEECNHAQVAAIIGALDYGIAQL, encoded by the coding sequence CACAGAATGGCGAGAGCAAACCAGCATAAAACGCGAATACAGCCAAGATGTGATCCCGAAGATTCAAGCCTTAGCTAAGCAGTTTGATGTCGAACAGTACGGCACATTGTCGTATGACCCAGAACGATACCCACTCTTTTGCATCAAAACTCGCCAGTGGGATGAGAACAAACCCACCGTGCTGATCACTGGTGGCGTTCACGGTTACGAAACCAGTGGTGTTCATGGGGCGTTGAAATTTGTTGAAACTCAAGCCGATTTTTACAGCCAGTACTTCAATATTGTTGTCGCCCCTTGTGTCAGCCCTTGGGGTTATGAAACGATTAATCGCTGGAACCCCAATGCTGTCGATCCTAACCGTTCTTTTTACGAAAATTCCCCCTCTGAAGAATCCGCTAACCTGATGGCATTGGTGAAAGGGCTAAATCGTGAACTTTACATCCATGTGGATCTTCACGAAACCACCGACAGCGATGAAACCGAATTTCGCCCTGCCCTCGCGGCTCGTGATGGTCAGCCTTACATCAAAGGCTCTATCCCCGATGGATTCTATACCGTTGGCGATACAGAAAACCCAGCGGAAGAATTTCAGCGTGCGGTGATTCAATCGGTTAAGCAAGTGACTCATATCGCCCCGCCAGATGAACACAATCAGATTATTGGATCAGATGTGGTTCAGCACGGCGTGATTAACTACCCATTAAAAGCGCTTTCTCTTTGCGGTGGGCTGAGTAATTGTCGATTCGGCACCACAACAGAAGTGTACCCTGATAGTGAAAAAGTGACCGACGAGGAGTGTAATCACGCACAAGTCGCGGCGATCATTGGGGCGCTTGACTACGGAATTGCTCAACTTTAA
- a CDS encoding metal-dependent hydrolase: MDPLTQGVLGASLSQSASKKQHLVVAGVFGLLAGMAPDLDVFIRSQSDPLLFLEFHRQFTHSLLFIPIGSVICALALHHLFGKQRGLSFKQSWFYCALGYSTHALLDSCTTYGTQLFWPLTNERYAWNTISIIDPVFTLPILVLLVFATLKRAPWLARVAFLWVMIYLTLGMVQRDRAETAGWALAKERQHAPIRLEAKPSFANLLVWKVVYETEEDYYVDAVRVGTSVRRYPGESVAKLDVSRDFPWLDPNSQQAKDIERFRWFSNGYLAQDPADEMRIIDVRYSMVPNQLNALWSIRLSTISNMDAHVEYTTHRDNTPDSRQLFFNMLLAAPMD, encoded by the coding sequence ATGGATCCATTAACGCAAGGTGTGTTGGGTGCTTCTTTGTCACAATCAGCGAGCAAAAAACAACACTTGGTTGTCGCTGGAGTGTTTGGGCTACTCGCTGGAATGGCACCGGATTTGGATGTATTCATTCGGTCACAAAGCGATCCGTTACTGTTTTTGGAGTTCCATCGACAATTTACTCATTCACTTTTATTTATCCCTATTGGAAGTGTCATTTGCGCTCTGGCTTTGCATCATCTGTTCGGAAAGCAGCGTGGGCTTTCGTTTAAGCAAAGTTGGTTTTATTGCGCTTTGGGCTATAGCACTCATGCGTTGTTGGATTCCTGCACAACGTATGGTACTCAGTTGTTTTGGCCTCTTACCAATGAGCGTTATGCTTGGAACACCATTTCTATTATCGATCCTGTTTTCACCCTCCCCATATTGGTACTACTGGTCTTTGCAACGCTGAAGCGAGCACCTTGGCTTGCACGGGTTGCGTTTCTTTGGGTTATGATTTATTTGACGTTAGGGATGGTGCAAAGGGACAGAGCTGAAACCGCTGGATGGGCATTAGCGAAAGAGCGGCAGCATGCACCGATTCGGTTAGAAGCAAAACCAAGTTTCGCTAATCTTTTGGTGTGGAAAGTGGTTTACGAAACCGAGGAAGACTACTACGTAGATGCCGTGAGAGTGGGCACATCAGTAAGACGATATCCCGGCGAATCCGTTGCTAAGCTAGACGTCAGCAGAGACTTTCCATGGCTCGACCCGAATTCGCAACAAGCGAAGGATATTGAACGTTTTCGCTGGTTCTCCAATGGGTATTTAGCGCAAGATCCAGCCGATGAGATGCGCATCATCGACGTGAGGTATTCAATGGTACCCAACCAGCTTAATGCGTTATGGAGCATCAGGCTATCAACAATCTCTAATATGGATGCGCACGTAGAGTACACAACACACCGAGACAATACTCCAGACTCCAGACAACTCTTTTTTAATATGCTGTTAGCAGCACCGATGGATTAA
- a CDS encoding porin family protein, protein MKHINVIAMAIIALLPMASQARDVQTYFGVNYERGNLNVGGHHANVGGFKFLSASELGWGSIKGTASTLTGDGADYDSYSLGVEKSWSIQQSNVFVSPEAGVTYAQYKDDQLKVSDLGALIGVSLGYNINNHFQIVSNYNHSFGMKSNQINIDEDSLSAGLNYRFN, encoded by the coding sequence ATGAAGCATATAAATGTGATTGCTATGGCAATAATTGCCTTGTTACCAATGGCTTCTCAAGCGCGGGATGTTCAGACTTACTTCGGCGTTAATTACGAGCGGGGTAATCTTAACGTCGGAGGCCATCATGCGAATGTTGGTGGCTTTAAATTTCTGTCTGCAAGTGAGCTAGGGTGGGGGAGTATTAAAGGTACGGCATCAACGCTTACCGGTGATGGTGCGGATTACGATAGTTACAGTCTTGGTGTCGAGAAGTCATGGAGTATTCAGCAATCTAACGTCTTTGTTTCGCCAGAAGCAGGGGTGACCTATGCCCAGTATAAAGATGATCAGTTAAAAGTATCGGACTTAGGTGCCTTGATAGGGGTGTCTTTAGGTTACAACATTAATAATCATTTTCAGATTGTCAGTAATTACAATCACTCATTCGGGATGAAATCTAACCAGATTAATATTGATGAAGACAGTCTGAGTGCCGGGCTAAATTATCGGTTCAACTGA
- a CDS encoding alkene reductase has product MSKLFQRTNLKELGLKNRVVMAPMTRARTSQPGNVPNEMMATYYQQRAAAGLIISEATQISDDSQGYSFTPGVYTNEQVKGWQAVTQATKDQGAAIFCQLWHVGRVSHPIFQKGERPIAPTALAPVETKVWIADEQGNGRMVDCVQPREMTQVDIDRVVQDFAYSAKRAIDAGFDGVEIHGGNGYLIDQFLRTNSNKRMDSYGGTRSNRIRFLLQVVDAVIEAIGADKVGVRLAPFITFKDMDCPDIVPTILEASKELQIRDIAYMHLSEADWDDAPMIPERFRIELREIFTNTIIVAGSYTQERAEEVLNKGYADLVAFGRPFVSNPDLVSRLKHGHKLADLDNTTLFGGNAHGYIDYPAFNDI; this is encoded by the coding sequence ATGAGTAAATTATTCCAGAGAACAAACCTAAAAGAGCTAGGGTTAAAAAATCGCGTTGTCATGGCTCCCATGACTCGCGCTCGCACAAGTCAACCGGGCAACGTACCCAATGAAATGATGGCGACTTATTATCAACAACGCGCTGCCGCGGGTCTTATTATCTCAGAAGCGACTCAGATTTCTGACGACTCACAAGGGTACTCATTCACGCCCGGTGTTTATACCAATGAACAGGTGAAAGGTTGGCAAGCCGTCACGCAAGCAACCAAAGACCAAGGTGCAGCTATATTCTGCCAGTTATGGCACGTGGGCCGAGTTTCTCACCCAATCTTTCAGAAGGGAGAACGACCGATCGCGCCTACTGCTCTAGCGCCAGTTGAAACGAAGGTTTGGATTGCTGATGAACAAGGTAATGGCCGCATGGTTGATTGTGTTCAACCACGCGAGATGACGCAGGTGGATATCGACCGAGTCGTTCAAGACTTCGCTTACTCTGCCAAACGAGCTATCGACGCAGGGTTTGATGGCGTAGAGATCCATGGCGGTAATGGCTATCTTATCGATCAATTCCTTCGCACCAACTCAAACAAGCGCATGGATAGTTATGGAGGCACCCGAAGTAACCGTATCCGTTTTCTTCTTCAAGTGGTTGATGCCGTGATTGAAGCCATCGGGGCAGATAAAGTCGGGGTGCGCCTTGCCCCTTTCATCACATTTAAAGATATGGATTGCCCTGATATTGTTCCAACAATCCTTGAAGCATCAAAAGAACTGCAAATTCGTGATATTGCTTACATGCACTTATCAGAAGCTGATTGGGATGATGCACCAATGATACCTGAACGCTTTCGAATCGAACTGCGAGAGATCTTTACCAACACCATCATCGTCGCGGGCAGTTACACCCAAGAACGCGCTGAAGAAGTCCTAAACAAAGGCTACGCTGACCTGGTTGCCTTCGGACGTCCATTCGTCTCGAACCCCGATTTGGTGTCGCGTTTGAAGCATGGCCATAAACTCGCAGACCTAGATAATACGACTCTGTTTGGTGGGAATGCACATGGTTATATTGACTACCCAGCATTCAACGACATTTAA